The following is a genomic window from Lagenorhynchus albirostris chromosome 2, mLagAlb1.1, whole genome shotgun sequence.
atttgaagCCTTTTTTTATAGCAATACTTGCCCCCTTAAGGCCTTCCTCCAGTGAAAACAGTTCTCTTTGGTGACATCTCCCTTATTCTTTTTCCAGCATACAATGCCTTCCTAAACAAGATACAGACAGTTCCAGTTGTTTATATACCAACTCTAGGTGCACCACAACCAGGTAAAGAATCACCATCTTTATCACTGAAAAGCTCAGGTATCATCCTCATTCACTTTTATTCACCCTTCATctatctcccttcctcctttactTCTAGGTTCTTACACATCCACACGTTCTCCCCCTCCCTTCACGAGTCCACAACCCCCACCAGCGCAGCGTCGGCTACAACATTGGCTCTGGAGTACAAGGCACTAACCTCTGCTTGGACAAGTCCCCTTAACTGCAGGGGGCTGGAAATTTCTAGCCCTAGACCAGGAGCCTAGCACCAACCTCTACACTCATAAGCCTCCAAACAAGCCTTCTGAGAACTGTAAATAAAGGATCCTAGGCTGTTTTGTGTTAAAGTGGTGTGCTGGATCGCGTTTTAAAGATCAACTGTCAGTTCTTAAttctaagaaaacataaaagtgaAAGCAAATACCCCATTTATATACCATTCCAGTTTTTAACCAAGCTCTGCAGATTTATTCAATGAGCCTACGGATAGGAATGTCCCAAATGGACTTTTTAAGTATTTGCCACTTACTTGCCCCAAATGACTCTACAGTCCACTCTTCTGATTGCCCCTGAATACGTGAGGTAGGAACTTCCTAGCAGTAAAACAAGACAATAAACAGGACGTATCCAAAATGTGTTTATTCGGATGGTTTCCCATTCATCTTGATTCCAGGGGCTTTTAGTGCTGCTTCCGTCTGAAAGAGCACCCTGCAAGAACAAGTTCCAAAGGTTAACTGACAGCAGCCTACTTACCCTGTCCCACCCCCACAAAACAAAATGATGCCTGATACCCACAGGAAACCTACATCTGTAGTTTTCTCAACTCTTTTAGCTCCTACCTACTCACTTAAAGACAACATCTGCTTCAGTTCATATGAAGCCCCTTTTATCACCCATCCACCCCAGCCTTAGACAGGAGCACTGAGATTAGTGCTTTCTAATTATGCttttggagagaaagagaaaaaaaaaaaagactatcaaaCCCAACTCTCTTTGCAAGACAGCCTGATAATTTACATTATACATGACCTCTCAAGATTCAAACCCCAAAATCACAACACTAATTAAACCATTTACCTTCTGTAAGCCTTGCTTTTCCTCCTGTAGGCTGGCAGAGGACGGTAGAGCAGCCAACACACAAAACTACTGTTTGTGCATGGCTAAAGACGGTGGTGATTTTATAGCATCCTGTGAAAAAACAGCGAGTTACCCTATTTTCCCCAAACCTTTATTCATTTAAACATATGCTGTCACGTATTAACTATAAAACAAACATGTTATGTAAATTCTTGAAATTTACTTTCCTATTCTAAATCGATTACTTGGCTCTAGGCATACATTAAAGCCAACTTAAAAGCAACCTGGACTATCTGCCCCCacctatgattttttttgttaatgCGTTACCACCATCATCCAAAAAAACTATCCGAGAGTTAAAATATAGACAATCCTCTATTTGGTGCGGGAAGAGGCTCAGTAACTGGTCAACGTATCCACTCCCTTGTCTCCAGGTACAAGTATATAAATGACCACAGCAGAAGCCCAACGTAACATTCCAGTGTTTCTCAACACAAAGAGATGTTACGGTCTGCACATAAAGTTTTGAAGGGAGATCACTATGGATCACTGTTCCTGAAATGCAAAATTTTACCCATCTCAAACAGTCAAATTTTAAGAAATCAGAACCGTTTCAAGGATACCTTTTTCCTTGGGGTCCAG
Proteins encoded in this region:
- the RPS27 gene encoding small ribosomal subunit protein eS27 isoform X2 — protein: MDVKCPGCYKITTVFSHAQTVVLCVGCSTVLCQPTGGKARLTEGCSFRRKQH
- the RPS27 gene encoding small ribosomal subunit protein eS27 isoform X1, coding for MPLAKDLLHPSPEEEKRKHKKKRLVQSPNSYFMDVKCPGCYKITTVFSHAQTVVLCVGCSTVLCQPTGGKARLTEGCSFRRKQH